Proteins encoded together in one Cicer arietinum cultivar CDC Frontier isolate Library 1 chromosome 4, Cicar.CDCFrontier_v2.0, whole genome shotgun sequence window:
- the LOC101510268 gene encoding uncharacterized protein has product MDSPEPSNIKTTSSSSLSTLNASSSQSPQLQESPFLRFVNTLSPIKPIKATHVVHGFLGLNSPPLVFKSPRISGLRETQYLERPQGTHLSDGGISQSDIGGNSIVEARGRLEKLKTQQPLLEGFITDTPKDFDINIDANTQSCSPPPSVDKYLADPEDDQMYSVNPEMEQSTDAAVESSLTESKKVILKFDKEHGPSNRAEELLPLSEESNMVHQERAAYVEEPANVEGERNGAEWISQEHTVLDSSSGADVFDQHHYHDSHPQCAGNDQRHHSDCTPQLMPDHNQVVKEFENCNEMVSTSQVNSENIPQDGSEASLKYHSIRRRCLQFEEAASIDLGGTKSHVKSNATSSNMKMVPVTGSKPPGIGLHLNSIINAMPASGASTTAVRLSNGLQGIKSKPTISLHKVENVTQSSILSNIDGQSVIDARNEIHETDASVAADSFISESSILTEPIALYPENAHDKRRLSPTDTENTEEFNHPSTSKKKKKTITDDGGGSKGCHCKKSKCLKLYCDCFGAGIYCGEGCACQSCGNRIEFEEKVVETKQHIESRNPNAFAPKIVQCVADVPLNNMEDVSMTTPASARHKRGCNCKRSKCTKKYCECFQANVGCSSGCRCDGCKNVFGKKEDYVAIEHTSSIETESSIIEEGLDDKLYNRQKMVVSRTGLLRAPNHLSPLTPSLQCSDQGKQAAKSRLASANWTKSSKKSRSSLAHTARNDSQKNAPPCVSLKENEWTDIVPYQPSNVCGIRQLSGGSLRWHSSSPITPSANFGDESNGKLFDILEDETPDVLKETSTPIKSVKANSPIHKRVSPPQSHLLRIGSSSSGGGLRSGRKFILQSVPSFPPLTPCADSKVNCNSNEDSSNNAKKVA; this is encoded by the exons ATGGATTCTCCAGAACCTTCTAACATCAAAAccacttcttcttcttctctctccACTCTCAATGCTTCTTCTTCTCAATCCCCTCAACTTCAA GAATCTCCCTTTTTAAGATTTGTCAACACTCTATCTCCAATAAAGCCCATCAAGGCTACACATGTCGTACATGGTTTTCTTGGACTCAATTCTCCACCTCTTGTTTTCAAGTCGCCGCGCATTAGTGGTCTCCGTGAAACACAATACTTGGAAAG ACCTCAAGGCACCCATTTATCCGATGGTGGAATATCTCAAAGTGACATTGGAGGCAACAGTATTGTTGAAGCTCGTGGTCGtttggagaaattgaaaacTCAACAGCCACTTTTAGAGGGTTTTATAACAGACACTCCAAAGGATTTTGACATCAACATTGATGCGAATACCCAAAGCTGCAGTCCTCCACCATCTGTTGATAAATATTTGGCCGATCCTGAGGATGATCAAATGTATTCAGTCAACCCAGAAATGGAACAGTCTACTGATGCAGCAGTTGAGTCATCACTAACTGAGTCAAAGaaagttatattaaaatttgataaggAACATGGTCCTAGTAACAGAGCAGAAGAACTTTTGCCTTTGTCAGAGGAATCTAATATGGTTCATCAAGAAAGGGCAGCATATGTTGAAGAACCTGCAAACGTAGAAGGTGAAAGAAATGGTGCTGAATGGATTTCTCAAGAGCACACAGTCTTAGACTCCAGTTCAGGTGCAGATGTTTTTGATCAACATCATTATCATGATTCACATCCCCAG TGTGCAGGAAATGATCAACGGCATCATAGTGACTGTACGCCTCAATTGATGCCTGATCATAACCAGGTTGTTAAAGAATTCGAAAATTGCAATGAGATGGTGTCAACCTCACAAGTAAATTCAGAGAATATCCCACAAGATGGTTCTGAG GCTAGTTTAAAGTATCATAGCATCCGTAGACGCTGCCTACAATTTGAGGAAGCTGCTTCCATTGATCTTGGAGGTACCAAGTCTCATGTGAAATCGAATGCAACTTCAAGCAACATGAAAATGGTTCCTGTGACAGGTTCCAAACCACCAGGAATTGGGTTGCATTTAAATAGCATTATAAATGCAATGCCAGCTAGTGGTGCTTCAACTACAGCTGTGAGATTATCTAATGGTTTACAGGGGATAAAATCCAAACCTACTATAAGTTTGCATAAAGTGGAAAACGTGACACAATCCTCAATTTTGTCCAATATTGATGGTCAGTCAGTTATTGATGCTAGAAATGAGATCCATGAAACTGATGCTTCGGTAGCTGCAGATTCTTTCATTTCCGAGTCTTCTATCTTGACAGAACCTATCGCCCTATATCCGGAAAATGCACATGATAAGAGGAGACTAAGTCCTACAGATACCGAAAATACTGAGGAATTCAACCATCCTAGCACCTCCAAGAAAAA GAAGAAAACAATTACTGATGATGGCGGTGGTTCTAAGGGGTGCCACTGTAAGAAGAGTAAATGTTTGAAACT ttattgtgattgttttggcGCCGGAATCTACTGTGGCGAAGGTTGTGCTTGCCAAAGTTGTGGTAATAGAATAGAATTTGAGGAGAAAGTTGTTGAGACGAAGCAACATATTGAATCACGTAATCCAAATGCATTTGCTCCCAAGATTGTACAGTGTGTAGCTGATGTTCCATTAAATAATATG GAAGATGTGAGTATGACGACACCGGCATCAGCTAGGCACAAAAGAGGTTGCAACTGCAAAAGGTCAAAGTGCACTAAAAAATATTGTGAATGTTTTCAG GCTAATGTTGGATGCTCAAGTGGATGCCGATGTGACGGATGTAAGAATGTCTTTGGCAAGAAAGAAG ATTATGTGGCAATTGAACATACTTCGAGCATAGAAACGGAGAGCAGCATTATTGAAGAAGGGTTGGATGACAAACTGTACAATAGACAGAAAATGGTGGTAAGCAGGACAGGCTTGTTACGAGCACCTAATCACCTCTCACCTCTAACACCATCGCTGCAATGCTCCGA CCAAGGCAAGCAAGCTGCAAAGTCCAGACTTGCTTCTGCAAATTGGACTAAATCTTCCAAAAAATCACGCAGCAGTCTTGCACATACGGCGAGGAATGATTCTCAAAAGAATGCACCTCCATGTGTTTCGCTTAAAGAAAATGAGTGGACAGATATTGTACCATACCAACCGTCCAATGTATGTGGCATTCGCCAGTTATCTGGGGGCTCTCTTCGTTGGCACAGTAGTTCACCAATTACCCCAAGCGCTAACTTTGGTGACGAATCCAATGGCAAGCTCTTTGACATTCTAGAAGATGAAACACCTGATGTATTGAAGGAAACATCAACTCCCATCAAGTCCGTGAAAGCCAATTCTCCAATCCATAAAAGAGTTTCTCCTCCACAGAGTCATCTACTTCGGATTGGATCAAGCTCTTCAGGAGGTGGCTTGAGAAGTGGCAGAAAATTTATATTGCAATCTGTTCCTTCTTTCCCGCCGTTGACCCCTTGTGCTGATTCCAAGGTCAATTGCAATAGCAATGAGGATTCGAGTAACAATGCAAAGAAAGTGGCATAA
- the LOC140920127 gene encoding exopolygalacturonase-like produces MDFGMPCSLTTSFKKMATNECGSQFVNVTRVTCGPKTHGISVGSLGGGGEYEFAEHVNVYNCTFNGAISAARVKTWPGGKGYATDIVFDQIIVNEIYYPIQIDQHYMDNPEKSSALKVSDVTFSNIQGTCSGDNAVVLDCDKIGCDNITLNNINITSIDPKKPTPAVCNNVKGIGNNIISPKVPCLNQ; encoded by the exons ATGGATTTCGGCATGCCATGCAGTCTCACAACTTCTTTCAAAAAGATGGCAACTAATGAAT GTGGATCACAATTTGTGAATGTCACCAGAGTTACATGTGGACCTAAAACTCACGGCATAAG TGTGGGGAGTCTAGGGGGTGGTGGAGAATATGAATTTGCAGAACATGTGAACGTTTACAATTGCACATTCAATGGAGCTATTAGTGCAGCAAGAGTCAAGACATGGCCA GGTGGAAAAGGATACGCCACAGATATCGTTTTCGATCAGATCATAGTCAATGAAATATATTATCCTATACAAATTGATCAACATTACATGGATAATCCAGAAAAG AGTTCAGCACTAAAGGTGAGTGATGTAACATTTAGTAATATCCAAGGAACATGCAGTGGTGATAATGCTGTTGTGCTTGATTGTGACAAGATAGGGTGTGATAATATTACATTGAATAACATCAACATTACCTCAATTGATCCAAAGAAGCCAACTCCTGCAGTATGCAATAATGTCAAAGGGATAGGAAACAATATTATTTCACCTAAGGTGCCTTGTCTAAACCAGTAA
- the LOC101500227 gene encoding putative protein FAR1-RELATED SEQUENCE 10, protein MVFSHYDEVVKLLSQHRVRVTSSLHSLMEKEVKKNLKPTRSTWSRKCECPFRLRGAPSSIGDGWYLHVICGVHNHELAKKLTDHTFLGQLSQKEKVVLGDMTKNTIKPKNILMTLKDHNVKSLTTIKEFYNARQAYRSSLRSNSTEIQHLLTLMECDKYVYRYRKVDGSDELRDIFWAHPDAITLLNNFHIILIMDNTYKTCRYRMSLFEIIGVTSTEMIFCVRFAYLQYECADNFMWALQMLKKHITGDEVEVIVTGRDIALMNAVEYVFPKAVNFLCLFHICKNIKA, encoded by the exons ATGGTATTCAGTCATTACGATGAAGTCGTTAAATTATTGAGCCAACATCGGGTGAGGGTGACTTCTTCTCTTCACAGCCTTATGGAGAAGGAAGTGAAG AAGAATCTTAAACCTACGAGGAGTACTTGGAGTAGAAAATGTGAATGCCCATTTAGATTGAGAGGTGCACCATCAAGTATTGGTGATGGATGGTATCTGCATGTAATATGCGGTGTCCATAACCACGAATTGGCCAAAAAACTGACTGATCATACTTTCTTAGGCCAATTGTCTCAGAAAGAGAAAGTTGTACTTGGTGATATGACGAAGAACACAATAAAACCAAAAAACATATTGATGACACTAAAGGATCATAATGTTAAAAGTTTGACGACAATAAAAGAATTTTACAATGCACGTCAAGCATATCGTTCATCACTTAGAAGTAATAGTACAGAAATACAACATCTTTTGACATTGATGGAATGCGACAAATACGTCTATCGATATAGGAAGGTCGATGGTTCAGATGAGTTGAGGGACATATTTTGGGCTCATCCAGACGCTATCactcttttaaataattttcacataatattgattatgGATAACACATACAAGACATGTAGGTATCGAATGtcattatttgaaattattggtGTTACATCTACTGAAATGATATTTTGTGTGAGATTTGCGTATCTACAGTATGAGTGTGCTGATAATTTTATGTGGGCACTACAAATGTTGAAAAAACATATTACAGGTGATGAAGTTGAAGTAATCGTTACTGGTAGAGACATTGCTTTGATGAACGcagttgaatatgtttttccAAAAGCAGTCAATTTTTTATGCTTGTTTCATATATGCAAAAATATCAAAGCATAG
- the LOC113786348 gene encoding pentatricopeptide repeat-containing protein At4g21065-like, whose amino-acid sequence MRGMKKVPQSMMIEVNNEMHKFVAGDKSHDQYKEIYEMVDEMGREIKRVVYVPTTSQVLLDIDEEDKEDALYRHSEKLAIAFALLNTPPGTSIRIVKNLRICEDCHSATKFISKVYNREIVVRDRNRFHHFKNGLCSCRDFW is encoded by the coding sequence ATGAGAGGGATGAAGAAGGTTCCGCAGAGTATGATGATTGAGGTAAACAATGAAATGCATAAGTTTGTTGCTGGTGATAAGTCTCATGATCAGTATAAAGAGATATATGAAATGGTGGATGAGATGGGCAGGGAAATCAAAAGGGTAGTGTATGTTCCTACAACATCTCAAGTGTTGCTTGACATTGATGAAGAAGATAAAGAAGATGCTTTGTATAGACATAGTGAAAAGCTTGCCATAGCTTTTGCTCTTTTGAACACTCCCCCTGGAACATCGATTAGGATTGTGAAGAACTTGCGCATTTGTGAGGATTGTCACTCTGCTACTAAGTTTATATCTAAGGTTTATAATAGAGAAATTGTTGTCAGGGACCGCAATCGCTTCCACCATTTCAAAAATGGTTTGTGCTCTTGTAGAGACTTTTGGTAA